From a region of the Coffea arabica cultivar ET-39 chromosome 3e, Coffea Arabica ET-39 HiFi, whole genome shotgun sequence genome:
- the LOC113736865 gene encoding uncharacterized protein isoform X2: MSNHNPSRMAVDAALGGSSLTFAYAVLKDLWVYMKHRRRHVKDLLDNLKYLGDEAGILYGRWHDNEEDIDRRAASIQRSRQHEAWKKVVSRLLDDYSKIIAKYRKMTGATGNQRRQEAEGSNKADVDESSTNALIHELPDISHLGKHKLWTRKFFKLARLDKDVMKLRDKFASARKDIPLADLTRPVKPKAVIRMEDAKDLDVVPSHQNKLAELLRELLPCGVEAEAEAEAEAEAEAEAEAEAEAEAKAKLKRIAICGEAQVGKINIMKNLNNWFDSCPPSAKLDYVIWVTVPTNLHEKEDVIKTIQENILRRLELTEQISTIDKNKDTISTELREKSYLLLFEGFSSSIQLREIGVSEEHKHGIVVIETTDPVLLRSFGFDQKIKVEKLPYNDSRKLFDKIMEGEKLSKECCDLVGLILKELGGLPGVISFIATLLKSKIDAEFWGTIKDKLTADVGESEDLGLGGLFKAFEIAYEGLKEDRCKSCLLYAALFPKDFTIPINVLVECWKAEGFLCCPAPTFLKARGDGIFVLHKLTGHYLLESCSEQYVKMPILFRRFAIRTTFPGEEVGTSFVRSGPKIDGHLKDDEWKMARRVSLIRSQLEELPVSLECGGISTLFLQLNPDLRSIKEPFFTTLKELRVLDLHSTGIQLLPSSISSLIELRSLYLNNCGDLTVLPSKIVKLTKLEVLDIRDTSIHCLPEEVSSLVGLRCLRFSYAPGMCNPNPKPRLWERIVRRPNYRTTGRRVIFPLGAADQLSKLEEMTIVLVNGSSDRIVDRIEAEVLEFKNKNSQFKLILHRPSQSLDQRNPVQLRGEGITLPNQSVAAVHDPTTGNQSPRSDNEGRSRGRTTNANSQARRKDKGKGLAIFKPKNKARNIGVVIREPLETNGSRVDIHEEANVIVDQQVDAIDRPKFSDEASTSGTARGAD, encoded by the exons ATGAGCAATCATAATCCTTCGAG GATGGCTGTTGATGCCGCACTTGGTGGGTCATCTCTAACATTTGCATATGCGGTTCTCAAAGATTTATGGGTGTACATGAAGCACAGGAGAAGACACGTGAAAGATTTACTCGACAATCTTAAATATCTTGGAGATGAAGCAGGTATTCTTTATGGCCGTTGGCATGACAATGAAGAAGATATCGATCGTCGAGCAGCCTCCATACAGAGAAGTCGACAACATGAAGCGTGGAAGAAGGTAGTATCCCGGTTGTTGGATGATTACAGTAAGATAATTGCGAAGTACAGAAAGATGACAGGAGCAACTGGAAACCAAAGGCGCCAGGAAGCGGAAGGTTCGAACAAAGCGGATGTGGATGAGAGCAGCACAAATGCACTGATCCATGAACTGCCGGATATTTCCCACTTAGGGAAGCACAAATTATGGACCCGAAAGTTCTTCAAGCTTGCAAGGCTCGATAAAGACGTTATGAAGCTAAGGGATAAATTTGCTTCAGCCCGAAAAGACATACCACTTGCGGATTTAACACGTCCAGTGAAGCCAAAAGCTGTTATAAGAATGGAAGATGCTAAAGACCTAGATGTTGTGCCTTCGCATCAAAACAAACTTGCTGAACTCCTTCGTGAACTGCTGCCCTGTGGAGTTGAGGCAGAAGCAGAAGCAGAAGCAGAGGCAGAAGCAGAAGCAGAAGCAGAGGCAGAAGCAGAAGCAGaagcaaaagcaaaattgaAGAGGATTGCTATCTGTGGAGAAGCGCAAGTTGGAAAAATAAATATCATGAAGAACTTGAATAACTGGTTTGATTCATGCCCTCCTTCAGCGAAACTCGACTACGTCATTTGGGTGACTGTTCCAACTAATCTGCACGAGAAAGAGGATGTCATCAAAACCATACAAGAGAATATTCTTCGGCGTTTGGAGTTAACTGAGCAGATTAGTACAATTGATAAGAATAAAGATACAATATCTACAGAATTACGTGAAAAATCGTATTTGCTGCTTTTTGAGGGGTTTTCTTCATCAATTCAGCTTAGGGAGATTGGAGTCTCCGAAGAACATAAGCACGGGATAGTCGTGATTGAAACTACAGATCCAGTTTTGCTGAGGAGTTTTGGTTTCGACCAAAAAATCAAAGTAGAAAAATTACCATACAATGATTCGAGGAAATTGTTTGATAAGATCATGGAAGGTGAAAAACTAAGTAAAGAGTGCTGTGATCTGGTTGGGCTGATTCTTAAAGAGCTTGGCGGGCTTCCAGGGGTGATCTCATTCATTGCGACGTTGCTAAAAAGCAAAATAGATGCAGAATTTTGGGGAACTATAAAGGACAAATTAACAGCAGATGTTGGTGAATCTGAAGATCTGGGACTAGGAGGATTATTTAAGGCTTTTGAGATAGCTTATGAAGGCTTGAAAGAGGATCGTTGCAAAAGTTGCCTACTTTATGCAGCATTGTTTCCTAAAGACTTCACAATTCCCATTAATGTTTTAGTCGAATGTTGGAAAGCTGAAGGTTTTCTTTGCTGTCCTGCTCCTACATTCCTTAAGGCCCGAGGAGATGGAATTTTCGTACTGCACAAGCTGACTGGGCATTATCTCTTAGAGAGCTGTTCTGAACAGTACGTTAAGATGCCAATACTCTTCAGGAGATTTGCAATTCGTACAACTTTCCCCGGGGAGGAAGTTGGAACATCCTTTGTCAGGTCAGGTCCAAAGATAGACGGACACCTAAAAGACGACGAATGGAAGATGGCCAGAAGGGTGTCTTTAATACGAAGCCAATTGGAGGAATTACCTGTGAGCCTGGAATGTGGGGGCATATCAACGCTATTTCTGCAACTTAACCCAGACTTGAGAAGCATTAAGGAACCGTTCTTCacaactttgaaggaacttcgAGTTTTGGACCTGCACAGCACCGGAATACAATTGTTGCCATCCTCTATCTCCTCCTTGATTGAGCTTCGCAGTTTATACCTCAACAATTGCGGTGACCTAACTGTGCTCCCATCTAAAATAGTGAAACTCACAAAGCTCGAAGTTCTTGATATTCGAGACACCTCAATCCATTGTTTACCAGAAGAAGTCAGCAGTTTGGTTGGCCTAAGGTGCTTAAGGTTTTCATATGCCCCGGGAATGTGCAATCCTAATCCGAAGCCAAGATTGTGGGAGCGTATTGTGCGGCGCCCAAATTATCGCACAACAGGGAGAAGGGTAATATTTCCCCTCGGAGCAGCTGATCAGCTTAGTAAGCTCGAGGAGATGACTATTGTCTTAGTAAATGGAAGCAGTGATCGCATTGTTGATCGAATAGAAGCAGAGGTGCTTGAATTTAAGAACAAAAATAGTCAGTTTAAGTTAATTCTTCACAGGCCATCCCAATCACTGGACCAACGGAATCCCGTCCAACTGAGGGGAGAGGGAATAACCCTTCCGAATCAAAGTGTTGCTGCCGTTCATGATCCAACAACAGGAAACCAGTCTCCGAGATCAGATAATGAG GGCCGTTCTAGAGGTCGAACAACTAATGCAAACTCTCAGGCAAGGAGGAAAGATAAAGGGAAGGGACTTGCAATTTTTAAGCCTAAAAATAAAGCCCGGAATATTGGTGTGGTGATAAGAGAGCCTTTAGAAACAAATGGGAGTCGAGTTGATATTCATGAAGAAGCCAATGTTATTGTTGATCAGCAG GTAGATGCTATTGACCGGCcaaaattctcggatgaagcaAGTACTTCAGGAACTGCTCGTGGAGCAGACTAG
- the LOC113736865 gene encoding uncharacterized protein isoform X1 yields MSNHNPSRMAVDAALGGSSLTFAYAVLKDLWVYMKHRRRHVKDLLDNLKYLGDEAGILYGRWHDNEEDIDRRAASIQRSRQHEAWKKVVSRLLDDYSKIIAKYRKMTGATGNQRRQEAEGSNKADVDESSTNALIHELPDISHLGKHKLWTRKFFKLARLDKDVMKLRDKFASARKDIPLADLTRPVKPKAVIRMEDAKDLDVVPSHQNKLAELLRELLPCGVEAEAEAEAEAEAEAEAEAEAEAEAKAKLKRIAICGEAQVGKINIMKNLNNWFDSCPPSAKLDYVIWVTVPTNLHEKEDVIKTIQENILRRLELTEQISTIDKNKDTISTELREKSYLLLFEGFSSSIQLREIGVSEEHKHGIVVIETTDPVLLRSFGFDQKIKVEKLPYNDSRKLFDKIMEGEKLSKECCDLVGLILKELGGLPGVISFIATLLKSKIDAEFWGTIKDKLTADVGESEDLGLGGLFKAFEIAYEGLKEDRCKSCLLYAALFPKDFTIPINVLVECWKAEGFLCCPAPTFLKARGDGIFVLHKLTGHYLLESCSEQYVKMPILFRRFAIRTTFPGEEVGTSFVRSGPKIDGHLKDDEWKMARRVSLIRSQLEELPVSLECGGISTLFLQLNPDLRSIKEPFFTTLKELRVLDLHSTGIQLLPSSISSLIELRSLYLNNCGDLTVLPSKIVKLTKLEVLDIRDTSIHCLPEEVSSLVGLRCLRFSYAPGMCNPNPKPRLWERIVRRPNYRTTGRRVIFPLGAADQLSKLEEMTIVLVNGSSDRIVDRIEAEVLEFKNKNSQFKLILHRPSQSLDQRNPVQLRGEGITLPNQSVAAVHDPTTGNQSPRSDNEGRSRGRTTNANSQARRKDKGKGLAIFKPKNKARNIGVVIREPLETNGSRVDIHEEANVIVDQQVDRATVDAIDRPKFSDEASTSGTARGAD; encoded by the exons ATGAGCAATCATAATCCTTCGAG GATGGCTGTTGATGCCGCACTTGGTGGGTCATCTCTAACATTTGCATATGCGGTTCTCAAAGATTTATGGGTGTACATGAAGCACAGGAGAAGACACGTGAAAGATTTACTCGACAATCTTAAATATCTTGGAGATGAAGCAGGTATTCTTTATGGCCGTTGGCATGACAATGAAGAAGATATCGATCGTCGAGCAGCCTCCATACAGAGAAGTCGACAACATGAAGCGTGGAAGAAGGTAGTATCCCGGTTGTTGGATGATTACAGTAAGATAATTGCGAAGTACAGAAAGATGACAGGAGCAACTGGAAACCAAAGGCGCCAGGAAGCGGAAGGTTCGAACAAAGCGGATGTGGATGAGAGCAGCACAAATGCACTGATCCATGAACTGCCGGATATTTCCCACTTAGGGAAGCACAAATTATGGACCCGAAAGTTCTTCAAGCTTGCAAGGCTCGATAAAGACGTTATGAAGCTAAGGGATAAATTTGCTTCAGCCCGAAAAGACATACCACTTGCGGATTTAACACGTCCAGTGAAGCCAAAAGCTGTTATAAGAATGGAAGATGCTAAAGACCTAGATGTTGTGCCTTCGCATCAAAACAAACTTGCTGAACTCCTTCGTGAACTGCTGCCCTGTGGAGTTGAGGCAGAAGCAGAAGCAGAAGCAGAGGCAGAAGCAGAAGCAGAAGCAGAGGCAGAAGCAGAAGCAGaagcaaaagcaaaattgaAGAGGATTGCTATCTGTGGAGAAGCGCAAGTTGGAAAAATAAATATCATGAAGAACTTGAATAACTGGTTTGATTCATGCCCTCCTTCAGCGAAACTCGACTACGTCATTTGGGTGACTGTTCCAACTAATCTGCACGAGAAAGAGGATGTCATCAAAACCATACAAGAGAATATTCTTCGGCGTTTGGAGTTAACTGAGCAGATTAGTACAATTGATAAGAATAAAGATACAATATCTACAGAATTACGTGAAAAATCGTATTTGCTGCTTTTTGAGGGGTTTTCTTCATCAATTCAGCTTAGGGAGATTGGAGTCTCCGAAGAACATAAGCACGGGATAGTCGTGATTGAAACTACAGATCCAGTTTTGCTGAGGAGTTTTGGTTTCGACCAAAAAATCAAAGTAGAAAAATTACCATACAATGATTCGAGGAAATTGTTTGATAAGATCATGGAAGGTGAAAAACTAAGTAAAGAGTGCTGTGATCTGGTTGGGCTGATTCTTAAAGAGCTTGGCGGGCTTCCAGGGGTGATCTCATTCATTGCGACGTTGCTAAAAAGCAAAATAGATGCAGAATTTTGGGGAACTATAAAGGACAAATTAACAGCAGATGTTGGTGAATCTGAAGATCTGGGACTAGGAGGATTATTTAAGGCTTTTGAGATAGCTTATGAAGGCTTGAAAGAGGATCGTTGCAAAAGTTGCCTACTTTATGCAGCATTGTTTCCTAAAGACTTCACAATTCCCATTAATGTTTTAGTCGAATGTTGGAAAGCTGAAGGTTTTCTTTGCTGTCCTGCTCCTACATTCCTTAAGGCCCGAGGAGATGGAATTTTCGTACTGCACAAGCTGACTGGGCATTATCTCTTAGAGAGCTGTTCTGAACAGTACGTTAAGATGCCAATACTCTTCAGGAGATTTGCAATTCGTACAACTTTCCCCGGGGAGGAAGTTGGAACATCCTTTGTCAGGTCAGGTCCAAAGATAGACGGACACCTAAAAGACGACGAATGGAAGATGGCCAGAAGGGTGTCTTTAATACGAAGCCAATTGGAGGAATTACCTGTGAGCCTGGAATGTGGGGGCATATCAACGCTATTTCTGCAACTTAACCCAGACTTGAGAAGCATTAAGGAACCGTTCTTCacaactttgaaggaacttcgAGTTTTGGACCTGCACAGCACCGGAATACAATTGTTGCCATCCTCTATCTCCTCCTTGATTGAGCTTCGCAGTTTATACCTCAACAATTGCGGTGACCTAACTGTGCTCCCATCTAAAATAGTGAAACTCACAAAGCTCGAAGTTCTTGATATTCGAGACACCTCAATCCATTGTTTACCAGAAGAAGTCAGCAGTTTGGTTGGCCTAAGGTGCTTAAGGTTTTCATATGCCCCGGGAATGTGCAATCCTAATCCGAAGCCAAGATTGTGGGAGCGTATTGTGCGGCGCCCAAATTATCGCACAACAGGGAGAAGGGTAATATTTCCCCTCGGAGCAGCTGATCAGCTTAGTAAGCTCGAGGAGATGACTATTGTCTTAGTAAATGGAAGCAGTGATCGCATTGTTGATCGAATAGAAGCAGAGGTGCTTGAATTTAAGAACAAAAATAGTCAGTTTAAGTTAATTCTTCACAGGCCATCCCAATCACTGGACCAACGGAATCCCGTCCAACTGAGGGGAGAGGGAATAACCCTTCCGAATCAAAGTGTTGCTGCCGTTCATGATCCAACAACAGGAAACCAGTCTCCGAGATCAGATAATGAG GGCCGTTCTAGAGGTCGAACAACTAATGCAAACTCTCAGGCAAGGAGGAAAGATAAAGGGAAGGGACTTGCAATTTTTAAGCCTAAAAATAAAGCCCGGAATATTGGTGTGGTGATAAGAGAGCCTTTAGAAACAAATGGGAGTCGAGTTGATATTCATGAAGAAGCCAATGTTATTGTTGATCAGCAGGTAGATAGAGCTACG GTAGATGCTATTGACCGGCcaaaattctcggatgaagcaAGTACTTCAGGAACTGCTCGTGGAGCAGACTAG
- the LOC113736865 gene encoding uncharacterized protein isoform X4, with amino-acid sequence MSNHNPSRMAVDAALGGSSLTFAYAVLKDLWVYMKHRRRHVKDLLDNLKYLGDEAGILYGRWHDNEEDIDRRAASIQRSRQHEAWKKVVSRLLDDYSKIIAKYRKMTGATGNQRRQEAEGSNKADVDESSTNALIHELPDISHLGKHKLWTRKFFKLARLDKDVMKLRDKFASARKDIPLADLTRPVKPKAVIRMEDAKDLDVVPSHQNKLAELLRELLPCGVEAEAEAEAEAEAEAEAEAEAEAEAKAKLKRIAICGEAQVGKINIMKNLNNWFDSCPPSAKLDYVIWVTVPTNLHEKEDVIKTIQENILRRLELTEQISTIDKNKDTISTELREKSYLLLFEGFSSSIQLREIGVSEEHKHGIVVIETTDPVLLRSFGFDQKIKVEKLPYNDSRKLFDKIMEGEKLSKECCDLVGLILKELGGLPGVISFIATLLKSKIDAEFWGTIKDKLTADVGESEDLGLGGLFKAFEIAYEGLKEDRCKSCLLYAALFPKDFTIPINVLVECWKAEGFLCCPAPTFLKARGDGIFVLHKLTGHYLLESCSEQYVKMPILFRRFAIRTTFPGEEVGTSFVRSGPKIDGHLKDDEWKMARRVSLIRSQLEELPVSLECGGISTLFLQLNPDLRSIKEPFFTTLKELRVLDLHSTGIQLLPSSISSLIELRSLYLNNCGDLTVLPSKIVKLTKLEVLDIRDTSIHCLPEEVSSLVGLRCLRFSYAPGMCNPNPKPRLWERIVRRPNYRTTGRRVIFPLGAADQLSKLEEMTIVLVNGSSDRIVDRIEAEVLEFKNKNSQFKLILHRPSQSLDQRNPVQLRGEGITLPNQSVAAVHDPTTGNQSPRSDNEVDAIDRPKFSDEASTSGTARGAD; translated from the exons ATGAGCAATCATAATCCTTCGAG GATGGCTGTTGATGCCGCACTTGGTGGGTCATCTCTAACATTTGCATATGCGGTTCTCAAAGATTTATGGGTGTACATGAAGCACAGGAGAAGACACGTGAAAGATTTACTCGACAATCTTAAATATCTTGGAGATGAAGCAGGTATTCTTTATGGCCGTTGGCATGACAATGAAGAAGATATCGATCGTCGAGCAGCCTCCATACAGAGAAGTCGACAACATGAAGCGTGGAAGAAGGTAGTATCCCGGTTGTTGGATGATTACAGTAAGATAATTGCGAAGTACAGAAAGATGACAGGAGCAACTGGAAACCAAAGGCGCCAGGAAGCGGAAGGTTCGAACAAAGCGGATGTGGATGAGAGCAGCACAAATGCACTGATCCATGAACTGCCGGATATTTCCCACTTAGGGAAGCACAAATTATGGACCCGAAAGTTCTTCAAGCTTGCAAGGCTCGATAAAGACGTTATGAAGCTAAGGGATAAATTTGCTTCAGCCCGAAAAGACATACCACTTGCGGATTTAACACGTCCAGTGAAGCCAAAAGCTGTTATAAGAATGGAAGATGCTAAAGACCTAGATGTTGTGCCTTCGCATCAAAACAAACTTGCTGAACTCCTTCGTGAACTGCTGCCCTGTGGAGTTGAGGCAGAAGCAGAAGCAGAAGCAGAGGCAGAAGCAGAAGCAGAAGCAGAGGCAGAAGCAGAAGCAGaagcaaaagcaaaattgaAGAGGATTGCTATCTGTGGAGAAGCGCAAGTTGGAAAAATAAATATCATGAAGAACTTGAATAACTGGTTTGATTCATGCCCTCCTTCAGCGAAACTCGACTACGTCATTTGGGTGACTGTTCCAACTAATCTGCACGAGAAAGAGGATGTCATCAAAACCATACAAGAGAATATTCTTCGGCGTTTGGAGTTAACTGAGCAGATTAGTACAATTGATAAGAATAAAGATACAATATCTACAGAATTACGTGAAAAATCGTATTTGCTGCTTTTTGAGGGGTTTTCTTCATCAATTCAGCTTAGGGAGATTGGAGTCTCCGAAGAACATAAGCACGGGATAGTCGTGATTGAAACTACAGATCCAGTTTTGCTGAGGAGTTTTGGTTTCGACCAAAAAATCAAAGTAGAAAAATTACCATACAATGATTCGAGGAAATTGTTTGATAAGATCATGGAAGGTGAAAAACTAAGTAAAGAGTGCTGTGATCTGGTTGGGCTGATTCTTAAAGAGCTTGGCGGGCTTCCAGGGGTGATCTCATTCATTGCGACGTTGCTAAAAAGCAAAATAGATGCAGAATTTTGGGGAACTATAAAGGACAAATTAACAGCAGATGTTGGTGAATCTGAAGATCTGGGACTAGGAGGATTATTTAAGGCTTTTGAGATAGCTTATGAAGGCTTGAAAGAGGATCGTTGCAAAAGTTGCCTACTTTATGCAGCATTGTTTCCTAAAGACTTCACAATTCCCATTAATGTTTTAGTCGAATGTTGGAAAGCTGAAGGTTTTCTTTGCTGTCCTGCTCCTACATTCCTTAAGGCCCGAGGAGATGGAATTTTCGTACTGCACAAGCTGACTGGGCATTATCTCTTAGAGAGCTGTTCTGAACAGTACGTTAAGATGCCAATACTCTTCAGGAGATTTGCAATTCGTACAACTTTCCCCGGGGAGGAAGTTGGAACATCCTTTGTCAGGTCAGGTCCAAAGATAGACGGACACCTAAAAGACGACGAATGGAAGATGGCCAGAAGGGTGTCTTTAATACGAAGCCAATTGGAGGAATTACCTGTGAGCCTGGAATGTGGGGGCATATCAACGCTATTTCTGCAACTTAACCCAGACTTGAGAAGCATTAAGGAACCGTTCTTCacaactttgaaggaacttcgAGTTTTGGACCTGCACAGCACCGGAATACAATTGTTGCCATCCTCTATCTCCTCCTTGATTGAGCTTCGCAGTTTATACCTCAACAATTGCGGTGACCTAACTGTGCTCCCATCTAAAATAGTGAAACTCACAAAGCTCGAAGTTCTTGATATTCGAGACACCTCAATCCATTGTTTACCAGAAGAAGTCAGCAGTTTGGTTGGCCTAAGGTGCTTAAGGTTTTCATATGCCCCGGGAATGTGCAATCCTAATCCGAAGCCAAGATTGTGGGAGCGTATTGTGCGGCGCCCAAATTATCGCACAACAGGGAGAAGGGTAATATTTCCCCTCGGAGCAGCTGATCAGCTTAGTAAGCTCGAGGAGATGACTATTGTCTTAGTAAATGGAAGCAGTGATCGCATTGTTGATCGAATAGAAGCAGAGGTGCTTGAATTTAAGAACAAAAATAGTCAGTTTAAGTTAATTCTTCACAGGCCATCCCAATCACTGGACCAACGGAATCCCGTCCAACTGAGGGGAGAGGGAATAACCCTTCCGAATCAAAGTGTTGCTGCCGTTCATGATCCAACAACAGGAAACCAGTCTCCGAGATCAGATAATGAG GTAGATGCTATTGACCGGCcaaaattctcggatgaagcaAGTACTTCAGGAACTGCTCGTGGAGCAGACTAG
- the LOC113736865 gene encoding uncharacterized protein isoform X3 — MAVDAALGGSSLTFAYAVLKDLWVYMKHRRRHVKDLLDNLKYLGDEAGILYGRWHDNEEDIDRRAASIQRSRQHEAWKKVVSRLLDDYSKIIAKYRKMTGATGNQRRQEAEGSNKADVDESSTNALIHELPDISHLGKHKLWTRKFFKLARLDKDVMKLRDKFASARKDIPLADLTRPVKPKAVIRMEDAKDLDVVPSHQNKLAELLRELLPCGVEAEAEAEAEAEAEAEAEAEAEAEAKAKLKRIAICGEAQVGKINIMKNLNNWFDSCPPSAKLDYVIWVTVPTNLHEKEDVIKTIQENILRRLELTEQISTIDKNKDTISTELREKSYLLLFEGFSSSIQLREIGVSEEHKHGIVVIETTDPVLLRSFGFDQKIKVEKLPYNDSRKLFDKIMEGEKLSKECCDLVGLILKELGGLPGVISFIATLLKSKIDAEFWGTIKDKLTADVGESEDLGLGGLFKAFEIAYEGLKEDRCKSCLLYAALFPKDFTIPINVLVECWKAEGFLCCPAPTFLKARGDGIFVLHKLTGHYLLESCSEQYVKMPILFRRFAIRTTFPGEEVGTSFVRSGPKIDGHLKDDEWKMARRVSLIRSQLEELPVSLECGGISTLFLQLNPDLRSIKEPFFTTLKELRVLDLHSTGIQLLPSSISSLIELRSLYLNNCGDLTVLPSKIVKLTKLEVLDIRDTSIHCLPEEVSSLVGLRCLRFSYAPGMCNPNPKPRLWERIVRRPNYRTTGRRVIFPLGAADQLSKLEEMTIVLVNGSSDRIVDRIEAEVLEFKNKNSQFKLILHRPSQSLDQRNPVQLRGEGITLPNQSVAAVHDPTTGNQSPRSDNEGRSRGRTTNANSQARRKDKGKGLAIFKPKNKARNIGVVIREPLETNGSRVDIHEEANVIVDQQVDRATVDAIDRPKFSDEASTSGTARGAD; from the exons ATGGCTGTTGATGCCGCACTTGGTGGGTCATCTCTAACATTTGCATATGCGGTTCTCAAAGATTTATGGGTGTACATGAAGCACAGGAGAAGACACGTGAAAGATTTACTCGACAATCTTAAATATCTTGGAGATGAAGCAGGTATTCTTTATGGCCGTTGGCATGACAATGAAGAAGATATCGATCGTCGAGCAGCCTCCATACAGAGAAGTCGACAACATGAAGCGTGGAAGAAGGTAGTATCCCGGTTGTTGGATGATTACAGTAAGATAATTGCGAAGTACAGAAAGATGACAGGAGCAACTGGAAACCAAAGGCGCCAGGAAGCGGAAGGTTCGAACAAAGCGGATGTGGATGAGAGCAGCACAAATGCACTGATCCATGAACTGCCGGATATTTCCCACTTAGGGAAGCACAAATTATGGACCCGAAAGTTCTTCAAGCTTGCAAGGCTCGATAAAGACGTTATGAAGCTAAGGGATAAATTTGCTTCAGCCCGAAAAGACATACCACTTGCGGATTTAACACGTCCAGTGAAGCCAAAAGCTGTTATAAGAATGGAAGATGCTAAAGACCTAGATGTTGTGCCTTCGCATCAAAACAAACTTGCTGAACTCCTTCGTGAACTGCTGCCCTGTGGAGTTGAGGCAGAAGCAGAAGCAGAAGCAGAGGCAGAAGCAGAAGCAGAAGCAGAGGCAGAAGCAGAAGCAGaagcaaaagcaaaattgaAGAGGATTGCTATCTGTGGAGAAGCGCAAGTTGGAAAAATAAATATCATGAAGAACTTGAATAACTGGTTTGATTCATGCCCTCCTTCAGCGAAACTCGACTACGTCATTTGGGTGACTGTTCCAACTAATCTGCACGAGAAAGAGGATGTCATCAAAACCATACAAGAGAATATTCTTCGGCGTTTGGAGTTAACTGAGCAGATTAGTACAATTGATAAGAATAAAGATACAATATCTACAGAATTACGTGAAAAATCGTATTTGCTGCTTTTTGAGGGGTTTTCTTCATCAATTCAGCTTAGGGAGATTGGAGTCTCCGAAGAACATAAGCACGGGATAGTCGTGATTGAAACTACAGATCCAGTTTTGCTGAGGAGTTTTGGTTTCGACCAAAAAATCAAAGTAGAAAAATTACCATACAATGATTCGAGGAAATTGTTTGATAAGATCATGGAAGGTGAAAAACTAAGTAAAGAGTGCTGTGATCTGGTTGGGCTGATTCTTAAAGAGCTTGGCGGGCTTCCAGGGGTGATCTCATTCATTGCGACGTTGCTAAAAAGCAAAATAGATGCAGAATTTTGGGGAACTATAAAGGACAAATTAACAGCAGATGTTGGTGAATCTGAAGATCTGGGACTAGGAGGATTATTTAAGGCTTTTGAGATAGCTTATGAAGGCTTGAAAGAGGATCGTTGCAAAAGTTGCCTACTTTATGCAGCATTGTTTCCTAAAGACTTCACAATTCCCATTAATGTTTTAGTCGAATGTTGGAAAGCTGAAGGTTTTCTTTGCTGTCCTGCTCCTACATTCCTTAAGGCCCGAGGAGATGGAATTTTCGTACTGCACAAGCTGACTGGGCATTATCTCTTAGAGAGCTGTTCTGAACAGTACGTTAAGATGCCAATACTCTTCAGGAGATTTGCAATTCGTACAACTTTCCCCGGGGAGGAAGTTGGAACATCCTTTGTCAGGTCAGGTCCAAAGATAGACGGACACCTAAAAGACGACGAATGGAAGATGGCCAGAAGGGTGTCTTTAATACGAAGCCAATTGGAGGAATTACCTGTGAGCCTGGAATGTGGGGGCATATCAACGCTATTTCTGCAACTTAACCCAGACTTGAGAAGCATTAAGGAACCGTTCTTCacaactttgaaggaacttcgAGTTTTGGACCTGCACAGCACCGGAATACAATTGTTGCCATCCTCTATCTCCTCCTTGATTGAGCTTCGCAGTTTATACCTCAACAATTGCGGTGACCTAACTGTGCTCCCATCTAAAATAGTGAAACTCACAAAGCTCGAAGTTCTTGATATTCGAGACACCTCAATCCATTGTTTACCAGAAGAAGTCAGCAGTTTGGTTGGCCTAAGGTGCTTAAGGTTTTCATATGCCCCGGGAATGTGCAATCCTAATCCGAAGCCAAGATTGTGGGAGCGTATTGTGCGGCGCCCAAATTATCGCACAACAGGGAGAAGGGTAATATTTCCCCTCGGAGCAGCTGATCAGCTTAGTAAGCTCGAGGAGATGACTATTGTCTTAGTAAATGGAAGCAGTGATCGCATTGTTGATCGAATAGAAGCAGAGGTGCTTGAATTTAAGAACAAAAATAGTCAGTTTAAGTTAATTCTTCACAGGCCATCCCAATCACTGGACCAACGGAATCCCGTCCAACTGAGGGGAGAGGGAATAACCCTTCCGAATCAAAGTGTTGCTGCCGTTCATGATCCAACAACAGGAAACCAGTCTCCGAGATCAGATAATGAG GGCCGTTCTAGAGGTCGAACAACTAATGCAAACTCTCAGGCAAGGAGGAAAGATAAAGGGAAGGGACTTGCAATTTTTAAGCCTAAAAATAAAGCCCGGAATATTGGTGTGGTGATAAGAGAGCCTTTAGAAACAAATGGGAGTCGAGTTGATATTCATGAAGAAGCCAATGTTATTGTTGATCAGCAGGTAGATAGAGCTACG GTAGATGCTATTGACCGGCcaaaattctcggatgaagcaAGTACTTCAGGAACTGCTCGTGGAGCAGACTAG